In Carya illinoinensis cultivar Pawnee chromosome 16, C.illinoinensisPawnee_v1, whole genome shotgun sequence, a single window of DNA contains:
- the LOC122299297 gene encoding putative UDP-glucuronate:xylan alpha-glucuronosyltransferase 3 yields the protein MRGPSSPSHIEPRYRFTASTIDESNKRKPRKSKDFKDVAKALHISVQDRNLNCKPTLKLVLVIIILGAFATFFHSPSIYNTDHRSNSVPWPTFVDRWIRESVATDPRYLSVLDINWDQISNIIEKLTDSNEYQGIGLLNFNDNEIDHWKQLIPDVEHVVLHLDYVSHNITWESLYPEWIDEEEEFEVPTCPSLPKLKVPGKPRIDLVAVKLPCNKSGSWSRDVARLHLQLEAARIAAASKGYHPVRVLIVTECFPIPNLFMCKELLVRERNVWLFQPDLNTLRNKLQLPVGSCELAVPLKAKENFYSERAHREAYATILHSAHVYVCGAIVAAQSIRMAGSTRDFVILVDETISKYHRGGLEAAGWKVHTIQRIRNPKAEKDAYNEWNYSKFRLWQLTEYDKIIFIDADLLILRNIDFLFEMPEISAIGNNATLFNSGVMVIEPSECKFQLLMEHINEIVSYNGGDQGYLNEIFTWWHRIPKHMNFLKHFWEGDEEGKKEMKTRLFGAEPPILYVLHYLGNKPWLCFRDYDCNWNVDILQEFASDVAHKKWWKVHDAMPENLQKFCLLRSKQKAALEWDRRQAEKGNYTDGHWKIKIKDKRLKTCFEDFCFWESMLWHWGEKNWTDNATVTPALPVVTTKSLSSL from the exons ATGAGAGGACCCTCCTCCCCTAGTCATATTGAACCCAGATACCGATTTACGGCTTCCACAAT TGATGAATCTAACAAAAGAAAGCCTCGAAAAAGTAAAGATTTTAAAGATGTTGCGAAGGCCCTCCACATATCTGTCCAagataggaatttaaattgcaAACCTACCTTAAAACTTGTGCTGGTGATTATTATCTTGGGAGCCTTTGCGACATTCTTCCACTCTCCAAGCATTTATAATACAGATCATCGATCAAATTCTGTACCGTG GCCAACTTTTGTAGACAGATGGATAAGAGAGAGTGTTGCTACAGATCCACGTTATTTATCAGTTTTAGACATTAACTGGGATCAAATCTCAAACATTATTGAGAAATTGACTGACAGTAATGAGTATCAGGGAATTGGCTTGTTAAACTTTAATGACAATGAGATTGATCACTGGAAGCAGCTGATACCGGATGTTGAGCATGTTGTTCTGCACCTGGACTACGTGTCACACAACATTACATGGGAATCCCTATACCCTGAATGgatagatgaagaagaagaatttgagGTTCCTACCTGTCCTTCTCTTCCCAAACTTAAAGTACCTGGAAAACCACGGATTGATCTTGTGGCAGTCAAACTTCCTTGCAACAAGTCAGGGAGCTGGTCAAGAGATGTGGCTCGTTTACACTTGCAGCTCGAAGCAGCAAGGATTGCTGCCGCATCCAAAGGTTATCATCCAGTGCGAGTGCTTATAGTAACTGAGTGCTTCCCAATACCAAACCTCTTCATGTGCAAGGAACTTCTCGTACGTGAAAGGAATGTGTGGCTCTTTCAACCTGACCTGAATACCCTGAGGAATAAGCTGCAGCTTCCAGTCGGGTCATGTGAACTTGCCGTTCCTCTCAAGGCTAAAG AAAATTTCTACTCAGAGAGAGCACATCGTGAAGCTTATGCTACAATTTTGCACTCTgcacatgtgtatgtttgtggGGCTATAGTTGCTGCTCAGAGTATCCGTATGGCTGGTTCAACTAGAGATTTTGTCATCCTTGTTGATGAAACAATTAGCAAATATCACAGGGGAGGATTGGAGGCTGCTGGCTGGAAAGTCCATACAATCCAAAGGATCAGGAACCCAAAAGCTGAGAAGGATGCGTACAATGAATGGAATTACAGCAAATTCCGTCTCTGGCAGTTGACAGAATATGACAAGATTATTTTCATTGATGCTGACCTGCTTATTCTTAGAAATATCGATTTCCTGTTTGAGATGCCAGAAATATCTGCTATAGGAAATAATGCTACACTGTTCAACTCTGGTGTGATGGTGATTGAACCGTCAGAGTGTAAATTCCAGCTGCTAATGGAACACATCAATGAGATAGTGTCCTATAATGGTGGGGACCAAGGGTATCTAAATGAAATCTTCACATGGTGGCACCGAATTCCAAAACATATGAATTTCTTGAAGCACTTCTGGGAAGGTGATGAGGAGGGAAAGAAAGAGATGAAAACTCGTCTCTTTGGGGCTGAACCTCCAATACTTTATGTACTCCACTATCTGGGCAATAAGCCTTGGCTTTGCTTTCGGGACTATGATTGCAACTGGAATGTGGACATTTTGCAGGAGTTTGCCAGTGATGTTGCGCATAAAAAGTGGTGGAAGGTACACGATGCCATGCCAGAAAATTTGCAGAAGTTTTGTTTGCTGAGGTCTAAGCAAAAGGCAGCACTGGAGTGGGATCGGAGGCAAGCTGAGAAAGGAAATTACACTGATGGTCATTggaaaattaagataaaagacAAGCGTTTGAAGACATGTTTTGAGGATTTCTGCTTCTGGGAGAGTATGTTATGGCACTGGGGTGAAAAAAATTGGACAGATAATGCTACTGTTACTCCAGCTCTACCTGTAGTTACTACCAAATCTCTCTCTTCTTTGTGA
- the LOC122299298 gene encoding uncharacterized protein LOC122299298 isoform X1 — MNLIASWNLRTSEVSFPPTITMSSCFCGRSLSPYRNLQLPFWTYPFPYTPNRTHIIGSGKRDSEAAEPVLKPSIVEEVSLVDEEDEALFDDFEDETTMDDVDDYFAEEYEEDNAEVCAGDGGGGGGISLAGTWWDEEALRMAEEVSQSFDGDLRIYAFKTMLNSTIQVRIEKLSNKSGSPSMEDIEAFSATYRARLDEAELSKSIPESISLEVSSPGVERVVRIPHDLDRFKDRPMYVKYVNQVAANSSSVESDGVFRLVSFDMESKCCTWGLANVRVNREKAGKGRPLSKKQREWRLNTPFDSLCLVRLYSDI, encoded by the exons ATGAACTTGATAGCATCATGGAATCTGAGAACCTCTGAGGTTTCATTTCCTCCAACAATAACAATGAGTAGCTGCTTCTGCGGGCGCTCTCTCTCACCCTACCGCAACTTACAGCTTCCATTTTGGACGTACCCATTTCCATATACCCCCAACAGGACCCATATAATCGGCTCCGGGAAGAGAGACTCAGAAGCTGCTGAGCCAGTTCTCAAACCATCCATTGTTGAAGAAGTATCGCTGGTCGATGAGGAAGACGAGGCTCTCTTTGATGACTTTGAAGATG AGACAACAATGGATGATGTTGATGATTATTTTGCAGAAGAGTACGAGGAGGACAATGCCGAAGTCTGT GCCggagatggaggtggaggaGGTGGAATTTCCCTTGCTGGGACCTGGTGGGACGAAGAAGCACTGAGAATGGCAGAAGAGGTTTCCCAATCCTTCGATGGTGACTTGAGAATATATGCCTTTAAAACGATGTTGAATTCCACCATTCAAGTGCGCATCGAGAAGCTctcaaacaa GTCTGGTTCCCCCAGCATGGAAGATATTGAAGCCTTTTCAGCAACCTATAGAGCACGTTTGGATGAAGCAGAGCTCAGTAAATCAATACCTGAGAGTATATCTTTGGAG GTATCATCTCCTGGTGTTGAAAGGGTAGTTCGGATTCCACACGACCTTGATCGATTCAAGGATCGGCCTATGTATGTGAAATATGTCAATCAGGTTGCAGCAAATAGTTCATCAGTAGAAAGTGATGGTGTTTTCAGGCTTGTTTCTTTTGACATGGAAAGTAAATGCTGCACTTGGGGTCTAGCCAATGTGAGGGTAAATAGAGAGAAAGCAGGGAAAGGGAGACCACTTAGCAAAAAGCAAAGGGAGTGGCGTTTGAACACACCATTTGATTCCTTATGTTTAGTCCGGTTGTATTCTGATATttga
- the LOC122299298 gene encoding uncharacterized protein LOC122299298 isoform X2: MNLIASWNLRTSEVSFPPTITMSSCFCGRSLSPYRNLQLPFWTYPFPYTPNRTHIIGSGKRDSEAAEPVLKPSIVEEVSLVDEEDEALFDDFEDEEYEEDNAEVCAGDGGGGGGISLAGTWWDEEALRMAEEVSQSFDGDLRIYAFKTMLNSTIQVRIEKLSNKSGSPSMEDIEAFSATYRARLDEAELSKSIPESISLEVSSPGVERVVRIPHDLDRFKDRPMYVKYVNQVAANSSSVESDGVFRLVSFDMESKCCTWGLANVRVNREKAGKGRPLSKKQREWRLNTPFDSLCLVRLYSDI; this comes from the exons ATGAACTTGATAGCATCATGGAATCTGAGAACCTCTGAGGTTTCATTTCCTCCAACAATAACAATGAGTAGCTGCTTCTGCGGGCGCTCTCTCTCACCCTACCGCAACTTACAGCTTCCATTTTGGACGTACCCATTTCCATATACCCCCAACAGGACCCATATAATCGGCTCCGGGAAGAGAGACTCAGAAGCTGCTGAGCCAGTTCTCAAACCATCCATTGTTGAAGAAGTATCGCTGGTCGATGAGGAAGACGAGGCTCTCTTTGATGACTTTGAAGATG AAGAGTACGAGGAGGACAATGCCGAAGTCTGT GCCggagatggaggtggaggaGGTGGAATTTCCCTTGCTGGGACCTGGTGGGACGAAGAAGCACTGAGAATGGCAGAAGAGGTTTCCCAATCCTTCGATGGTGACTTGAGAATATATGCCTTTAAAACGATGTTGAATTCCACCATTCAAGTGCGCATCGAGAAGCTctcaaacaa GTCTGGTTCCCCCAGCATGGAAGATATTGAAGCCTTTTCAGCAACCTATAGAGCACGTTTGGATGAAGCAGAGCTCAGTAAATCAATACCTGAGAGTATATCTTTGGAG GTATCATCTCCTGGTGTTGAAAGGGTAGTTCGGATTCCACACGACCTTGATCGATTCAAGGATCGGCCTATGTATGTGAAATATGTCAATCAGGTTGCAGCAAATAGTTCATCAGTAGAAAGTGATGGTGTTTTCAGGCTTGTTTCTTTTGACATGGAAAGTAAATGCTGCACTTGGGGTCTAGCCAATGTGAGGGTAAATAGAGAGAAAGCAGGGAAAGGGAGACCACTTAGCAAAAAGCAAAGGGAGTGGCGTTTGAACACACCATTTGATTCCTTATGTTTAGTCCGGTTGTATTCTGATATttga
- the LOC122299538 gene encoding pentatricopeptide repeat-containing protein At3g09040, mitochondrial, with amino-acid sequence MRLRIPNRTSTISNAHSISHRHKFSTQVIPNPEPPLASENHLYTHLLKACLQQCNRIKKHNLFDEMPQVIAHASNTGKIIHSQSVKLGVGSKGSLGNAILDLYAKCGNVDFAEKAFNLLEKRDVLAWNSVLSMYSRLGLLEQAVKYFGLLRNCGVFPNEFTYAIILSACARLVGVKYGRQVHCCVVKTGFESITFCEGALIDMYAKCNSVSDARKIFDGAVDLDTVSWTAMISGYVQVGLPEEALEVFEEMQKSCRVPDQVAFVTVISACVNLRRLDDAREMFAKMPNPNVIAWNVMISGHAQNGYYMEAITYFLKMRKAGVKSTRSTLGSILSAIASLRALDYGLLVHAQAIKQGLDSNVYAGSSMINMYAKCEELDAAKKIFDALNEKNAVLWNAMLGGYAQNRYAHEVIKLFSNMKGCGFRPDDFTYTSILSACACLEYIEMGRQLHSFIIKSGLSSNLFVGNALVDMYAKSGALKEARKQFELISNRDNISWNAIIVGYVQEEEEDEAFYMFRRMNFSGIVPDEVSLASILSACANVQALRQGKQIHCLSVKSGLETSLYAASSLIDMYVKCAVIGAAHKVFSCMPERSVASMNAMIAGYAQNNLEEAIDLFCEMHEVGLNPTEITFASLLDACNGPLLLTLGIQIHCLTVKRGHLYGGDFLGVSLLGMYLRSHRKADAYILFSEFPNPKSRVLWTVIISALTQIDCSEEALQFYREMRSENVLPDQATFASVLRACAVLSSLTDGSEIHSLIFHTGFHLDELTGSALVDMYAKCGDVKRSVQVFEEMGCKNDVISWNSMIVGLAKNGYAECALQIFDEMKQTHVRPDDVTFLGVLTACSHAGRISEGHQIFDTMFNYYGIQPRVDHYACMVDLYGRWGFLKEAEEFIDKLKFKPDAMIWATLLGACRLHGDDIRGRRAAEELIELDPQNSSSYVLLSNIYAASGNWDGVNFLRRTMKEKGVRKFPGCSWIEVGQKKDLFVAGDKSHASSVEIHETLKDLTALMKEDDYVAETDSFLLDEG; translated from the coding sequence ATGCGCCTCAGAATTCCCAACAGAACATCAACCATCTCCAACGCTCATTCCATCTCTCATCGACACAAGTTCTCCACCCAGGTCATTCCTAACCCAGAACCCCCTCTGGCTTCAGAGAATCATTTATATACCCATCTCTTGAAAGCCTGCTTACAACAATGCAACCGGATCAAGAAACACAACCTGTTCGACGAAATGCCTCAGGTGATTGCTCATGCTTCAAATACCGGAAAAATTATCCATTCACAGAGCGTGAAACTTGGTGTCGGGTCAAAAGGGTCTCTAGGAAACGCCATCTTAGATCTTTATGCTAAGTGTGGCAATGTGGACTTTGCCGAGAAGGCATTTAACCTGCTGGAGAAGAGGGATGTATTGGCTTGGAACTCGGTTCTGTCTATGTATTCGAGGCTGGGTTTGTTGGAACAGGCTGTTAAGTATTTCGGGTTATTGAGGAACTGTGGGGTATTTCCAAATGAGTTCACGTATGCAATCATCTTGTCTGCTTGTGCAAGATTGGTGGGCGTCAAGTATGGTAGGCAAGTTCATTGTTGTGTTGTTAAGACGGGGTTCGAGTCGATCACTTTCTGTGAAGGTGCACTTATTGATATGTATGCCAAGTGCAATAGTGTGAGTGATGCTCGGAAAATATTTGATGGGGCTGTGGATTTAGATACAGTTTCTTGGACAGCCATGATTTCTGGTTATGTTCAAGTTGGTTTGCCTGAGGAGGCGCTTGAAGTTTTTGAGGAGATGCAGAAATCTTGCCGTGTTCCCGACCAGGTGGCCTTTGTGACTGTTATAAGTGCATGTGTCAATCTTCGAAGGCTTGATGATGCACGTGAAATGTTTGCCAAGATGCCCAATCCGAATGTTATTGCATGGAACGTGATGATTTCAGGGCATGCCCAGAATGGTTACTATATGGAAGCTATAACTTATTTCCTGAAAATGAGGAAAGCTGGAGTAAAATCCACAAGGTCTACACTTGGAAGTATTTTAAGTGCAATTGCCAGTTTGAGAGCTCTAGATTATGGCTTGTTAGTTCATGCTCAGGCAATTAAACAGGGGTTGGATTCTAATGTCTATGCAGGAAGTTCTATGATTAATATGTACGCTAAGTGTGAGGAACTGGATGCTGCAAAGAAAATATTCGATGctttaaatgagaaaaatgctGTCTTGTGGAATGCGATGCTTGGAGGTTATGCACAGAATCGGTATGCCCATGAAGTCATCAAGCTTTTTTCTAACATGAAAGGATGTGGCTTTCGTCCTGATGACTTTACCTACACTAGCATTTTGAGTGCATGTGCTTGCTTGGAATATATAGAAATGGGCCGCCAATTACATTCTTTTATAATCAAGAGTGGATTGTCGTCAAACTTATTTGTGGGTAATGCATTGGTTGATATGTATGCTAAATCTGGGGCTCTCAAGGAGGCAAGGAAACAGTTTGAGCTCATAAGCAATCGAGATAATATCTCTTGGAATGCAATTATTGTGGGGTATGTgcaggaagaggaggaggatgagGCTTTCTACATGTTCCGTAGAATGAATTTTTCTGGAATTGTTCCTGATGAGGTGTCCCTGGCCAGTATACTCAGTGCTTGTGCAAATGTTCAAGCACTTAGGCAAGGAAAACAAATCCATTGTCTCTCGGTTAAATCTGGTCTGGAAACAAGCCTTTATGCCGCGAGCTCACTTATTGACATGTATGTAAAGTGTGCAGTGATTGGAGCTGCACACAAAGTTTTCTCTTGCATGCCTGAGCGAAGTGTGGCCTCCATGAATGCCATGATTGCTGGGTATGCTCAAAATAATTTGGAGGAAGCAATAGATTTGTTTTGTGAGATGCATGAAGTAGGACTGAACCCAACTGAAATCACTTTCGCAAGCCTTTTAGACGCTTGTAATGGACCACTTCTGCTAACACTGGGGATCCAAATCCACTGCCTTACCGTAAAGCGGGGCCATTTGTATGGTGGTGACTTTTTGGGTGTATCTCTTTTGGGCATGTATTTGAGATCCCATAGAAAAGCAGATGCGTATATTCTTTTCTCAGAATTCCCAAATCCAAAAAGTAGAGTGTTGTGGACTGTTATTATTTCAGCACTCACTCAAATTGATTGCAGTGAGGAGGCTTTGCAGTTCTATCGAGAAATGCGTAGCGAGAATGTCCTACCAGATCAAGCTACATTTGCTAGTGTTCTTCGTGCATGTGCTGTCTTATCTTCTTTGACAGATGGTAGTGAGATCCATTCCCTCATTTTCCACACTGGTTTTCACTTAGATGAGTTAACGGGTAGTGCTCTTGTAGATATGTATGCTAAATGTGGAGATGTAAAAAGGTCTGTGCAAGTTTTTGAAGAAATGGGTTGTAAAAATGACGTCATTTCTTGGAACTCTATGATAGTTGGGTTAGCCAAAAATGGTTATGCAGAATGTGCACTTCAGATATTTGATGAGATGAAGCAAACACATGTTAGGCCTGATGATGTCACTTTCCTTGGTGTTCTCACTGCATGTAGTCATGCGGGGAGAATATCTGAAGGCCATCAGATCTTTGACACTATGTTTAATTACTACGGCATTCAGCCCAGAGTAGATCATTATGCCTGCATGGTTGATCTTTATGGCCGATGGGGTTTCCTTAAAGAAGCGGAAGAATTCATTGACAAACTAAAATTCAAACCTGATGCTATGATTTGGGCCACATTACTTGGTGCTTGCAGATTACATGGAGATGACATAAGGGGGCGGCGGGCTGCTGAGGAACTCATTGAGTTGGATCCCCAAAATTCTTCATCCTATGTGCTACTTTCTAATATATATGCTGCATCGGGAAACTGGGATGGGGTTAACTTTTTGAGGAGgacaatgaaagaaaaaggagtTAGGAAGTTCCCTGGATGTAGCTGGATTGAAGTGGGACAGAAGAAGGACTTATTTGTTGCTGGGGATAAGTCTCACGCCAGTTCTGTTGAAATCCATGAAACCCTGAAGGATTTGACAGCTCTAATGAAAGAAGATGATTATGTTGCTGAGACTGATTCTTTCTTGCTTGATGAAGGGTGA
- the LOC122299605 gene encoding protein TRACHEARY ELEMENT DIFFERENTIATION-RELATED 7A-like: MASPSQIRNLNFPYFPYPPYHPFQPPPPPAAKPPSHAKSPPPPSHPLTPPPHVQPPPPPYHPIAPPPHVRPPPPPSHPPTPPPHVRPPPSPSHPPTPSPHVSPMPPPSYPSAPPPDVSPMPPPSPSPSPDNHPTVIVIVFISLGGLLFLAFLAAALFCCIKKRKKKTVEETDFIHVDEHRTIKEAIIPGPHGARAVLLSIEDDIHVDEVIRKNERLGTEGLHAKSADEGKSDTHQEGDSSSGIDQQYLEHKS, translated from the coding sequence ATGGCCTCTCCTTCTCAGATCCGTAACTTGAACTTCCCATATTTCCCATACCCACCTTACCACCCTTTccagccaccaccaccaccggcAGCCAAGCCGCCTAGTCATGCAAAGTCGCCACCACCGCCATCTCACCCTCTTACTCCACCACCTCATGTACAGCCACCACCGCCACCGTATCACCCTATTGCTCCACCGCCTCATGTACgacctccaccaccaccatctcaCCCTCCTACTCCACCTCCTCATGTACGACCTCCACCATCGCCATCTCACCCTCCTACTCCATCTCCTCACGTAAGCCCTATGCCACCACCATCTTACCCTTCTGCTCCACCTCCTGACGTAAGCCCTATGCCACCACCATCACCATCACCATCGCCGGACAACCATCCGACAGTAATAGTCATTGTGTTCATCTCACTTGGAGGGCTTCTCTTCCTCGCATTCCTCGCAGCTGCTCTCTTTTGCTgcatcaagaaaagaaagaagaagacagTTGAAGAAACTGATTTCATTCACGTCGATGAACACCGGACGATCAAGGAGGCTATCATACCAGGGCCGCATGGAGCAAGGGCTGTGCTATTGTCAATTGAGGATGATATTCATGTCGACGAAGTGATCAGGAAGAACGAGAGGTTAGGTACCGAAGGTTTGCATGCTAAGTCTGCTGATGAAGGAAAATCTGACACCCATCAGGAAGGAGATTCTTCTTCTGGTATTGATCAGCAGTACCTCGAACATAAGTCttga
- the LOC122299779 gene encoding stearoyl-[acyl-carrier-protein] 9-desaturase 6, chloroplastic-like yields MQMQALHLYSSFCTGNQALRRPRGCNPTLHRLRSPTTVRFAMTAAPAVPPPALKHQKITHSMPPEKMEVFKSLENWASQSVLPLLKPVEQCWQPQNMVPDPTLPFDEFSDQVRELRKRTAELPDEYFVVLVGDMITEDALPTYQTMINTLDGVRDETGASLSPWAVWTRAWTAEENRHGDLLRTYLYLSGRVDMLMIERTVQYLLGAGMDPGTENNPYLGFVYTSFQERATFVSHGNTARLAKDGGDPLLARICGTIAADEKRHENAYAKIVEKLLEVDPTGAMLAVADMMRKKITMPAHLMFDGRDPRLFEHFSAVAQRLGVYTANDYADIMEFLVGRWGLEKLEGLTGEGRRAQDFVCGLAPRIRKLQERADELAKKMEPRGVKFSWIFNREVKL; encoded by the exons ATGCAGATGCAGGCTTTACACTTGTATTCCAGCTTTTGCACGGGAAACCAGGCATTGCGCCGGCCACGTGGCTGCAATCCGACCCTCCACCGGCTCCGATCTCCCACCACCGTCAGGTTCGCTATGACAGCAGCTCCGGCAGTACCACCACCTGCTCTCAAGCACCAGAAGATCACCCACTCGATGCCGCCGGAAAAGATGGAAGTGTTCAAGTCTCTGGAGAACTGGGCGTCTCAGAGCGTGCTGCCACTTCTGAAGCCAGTGGAGCAATGCTGGCAGCCCCAGAACATGGTGCCTGACCCCACATTACCGTTCGACGAATTTTCCGATCAGGTGAGGGAGCTTCGGAAGCGGACGGCGGAGCTTCCGGACGAGTATTTCGTGGTGCTGGTGGGGGACATGATAACGGAGGACGCACTCCCCACGTACCAGACCATGATCAACACGTTGGATGGGGTCAGGGACGAGACCGGGGCCAGCCTCAGCCCATGGGCCGTATGGACTCGGGCTTGGACTGCCGAGGAGAATAGGCATGGGGATCTGCTTCGGACCTATTTGTATCTATCGGGTCGGGTCGACATGCTCATGATTGAGAGGACCGTCCAGTATCTTCTTGGAGCTGGAATG GATCCGGGAACAGAAAACAACCCGTACTTGGGCTTCGTGTACACGTCGTTTCAAGAGCGAGCCACGTTCGTGTCGCACGGGAACACGGCCAGGCTGGCGAAGGACGGGGGCGATCCGTTGCTGGCGCGCATATGCGGCACCATCGCAGCCGACGAGAAGCGCCACGAGAATGCTTATGCCAAGATAGTCGAGAAGCTCCTCGAGGTGGATCCGACGGGGGCCATGCTCGCCGTCGCCGACATGATGCGCAAGAAGATCACCATGCCGGCCCACCTGATGTTCGACGGCCGTGACCCGCGCCTTTTCGAGCACTTCTCAGCGGTCGCCCAGCGGCTGGGCGTGTACACGGCTAACGACTACGCTGATATTATGGAGTTCTTGGTCGGAAGGTGGGGGTTGGAGAAGCTGGAGGGATTGACGGGCGAGGGAAGACGCGCGCAGGACTTCGTTTGCGGATTGGCGCCAAGGATTAGGAAGTTACAGGAGCGAGCGGACGAGTTGGCGAAGAAGATGGAGCCCCGTGGCGTTAAGTTTAGCTGGATTTTCAATAGGGAGGtcaaattgtaa
- the LOC122299606 gene encoding zinc finger BED domain-containing protein RICESLEEPER 2-like, which translates to MATIVEPRYKLKIIQFFFIDIHGEEKAEEFIRELRKDTDSLYSHYNNNGHPTSASGSRSFSHLTSSTSTYDYTASAVAISSPLVQRYHQRRASRNIMQCRSEVECYLMEDVEAPSDAFQLLTWWKVHSTKFPILFRIA; encoded by the coding sequence ATGGCTACAATAGTTGAACCCCGATATAAGTTgaaaattatacaatttttctttattgacaTCCATGGGGAAGAGAAGGCTGAAGAGTTTATTAGAGAGCTGAGAAAGGATACTGATAGCTTATATAGCCACTACAACAATAATGGTCATCCTACTTCAGCAAGTGGTAGCCGTAGCTTCTCACACCTGACTAGTTCGACATCTACCTATGATTACACTGCTTCTGCTGTAGCTATCTCATCACCATTGGTGCAGCGATATCATCAAAGGCGTGCATCGAGAAATATTATGCAATGTAGGTCCGAGGTTGAATGCTATTTGATGGAAGATGTCGAGGCACCTAGTGATGCATTTCagttattaacttggtggaaaGTTCATTCCACCAAATTTCCTATTCTTTTCCGAATAGCCTGA